The Alcaligenes faecalis sequence CCAGCTCGGGATGACGCTCCAGCGCCATGCCCACCCCAAACACGGTCATGGGCAGGCCACGCTTTTCAAACTCGTTCAGAATCCGCCAGACACCGGCACGCGAGCCGTATTCGTAAATGGATTCCATGGACAGGTGACGGTCCGGGTAAGCCGCCGCACCAATAATTTCGGACAGGAACTGTTCAGAGCCCGGGTCACCGTGCAGGACGCAATTCTCGCCGCCTTCTTCATAGTTCAAGACAAACTGCACCGCAATGCGCGCCCGATCAGGCCATTGTGCATGGGGCACGTTTTTACCGTAACCGACCAGGTCACGAGGGTACTTGTTCAAGGACATACCGTCTCCGTTTAGCGTTTTACGCTGAGGGCCCGCCAAGGATCGGCAGCACTGCCATCACCCGCTTCGCTCATGCGATGTTCACAATCACTTAAGTGATGATGCATAGCCAGTTGCGCGCCGTCGGCATCGCCCTGACTAAGCTTGTCCAAAATCTCTTTGTGCTCGTAAAACGAGCAAGCCTGTTCGCCCGGCGTGTCGTGATACGCAATGATGAGTGTGGTGCGCGCGCACAAGGTGTGCATCAACTCGGTCAGCTCGTCATTGCCCGCGCAGCGCGCCAGCATCACGTGAAACGCATTGGACAGGCGCAACCAACTGATGCGGTCGCCATGTTCAAAGGCGTGCTGTTCACGCTCCACCATTTCATATAAACCAGCCAGACGCGCCGGCAGATCCGGGGAGCGGATCAGTTTTTGCAGAATCAAGGCTTCCAGATCACGCCGCAGTTCAAACACGTCCCGTGTTTGCTTGGCCGTCGGCTTCCAGACAAAAGCACCCCGATTGGGCTCAATGACCACAATCTTGTCGTGTTCGAGGGCAGCCAGCGCCGCACGAACGGTCGCCCGCGAGCACTCGAAAATCGTGCACAGCGTGGCTTCCGTCAGTTTGGTGCCCGGTAAAAGACGCCGATCCACCACCGCATCAAAGATCTGGCTATAAACACGCCCGACCTCGCTATCTGCCATGCCTCCCTCTAGCAGCGAGGAGGCGCTGGGCGCATGGGATTCACTCGTCATCCCCTCTTGCCGCCGTATCTGAAGCATAGAAATTCTCGTTATTGACTATTGACAATTATTCGGTACCCCGACAAAATCGTCAACATAAATTGTCGACAATCTGATTCCTCAAACAGAGCGACAGTTTCGGGGCCTCAACCCAGCGCACTGATCCTTGCACCGCTGGCCCCCGGCCGGTTCTCAAAACTGGGCTCGCTGGACCTTTTTTGATCACCATAAACCGGAGACATTTATGGGAAAGCTATCAACCCATGTCCTTGACACGACTCAAGGACGCCCAGCCAGCGGCGTGCGCGTCGATCTTTACTCCATCGAAAACGATCAACGCACTCTGATCAAAACCACTCACACCAATAGCGACGGCCGCTGTGATGAGCCCCTGCTGCAAAGCCAGACCATGCACACGGGCGTTTTTGAACTGGTGTTCCATGCCGGTGACTACTTTGCCGCCAGCGGTGTGGCCCTGCCCGAGCCACGCTTTGTGGATCAGGTCGGCATTCGCTTTGGTATTGCTGATGCCAATGCCAATTACCACGTACCTCTGGTCGTCACCCCCTGGTCCTGGTCTACCTATCGCGGCAGTTGATCGCGTATCCAAGTCGACTTTTCGCTTCTATACGAAACCACTCTGATACGAGATCTTTATGTACGCTTACCTACTTGAGTACGGCAACCTGCTGCTGCGCTGGTTGCACGTCATTGCGGCCGTCGCCTGGATTGGCGAGTCCATCTACTTTGTGATGCTGGACAACGGCCTGAAACCACCTAAAGGCGAAGAAAGCAAGAAACGCGGTGTGTTTGGCGAGATGTGGGCTGTCCACGGCGGTGGCTTCTATCACAACCAGAAATACCTGACCAACCCGGCCGAACTGCCCGATGACCTGCATTGGTCTTTCTGGAAGTCCTACACCACCTGGTTGTCCGGTTTCTTTCTGTTCGCCCTGCTCTACCTGACCAAGCCCGAGTTCTATCTGGTCAACCCCAACAGTCCCTGGGAATGGGCCGCTCAAATGACCGGTACCCAAGCCAACGTCATGGCCATTGCTTTCCTGGTACTGGGCTGGGTGGTCTATAACGGCCTGTGCCGCCTGATCAGCCCCAACATGAACCGCGACGGTCTGCTGAGCGTGGCGGTGGCGATCATGATGGTGGTCGTGGCTTACCTGAGCGCGCACATCTTCTCGGGTCGTGCTGCTTTCTTGCTGACTGGCGCTGTCATGGCCACCAGCATGTCGGCCAACGTGTTCTTCTGGATCATCCCCGGCCAGCGCCGCATGGTCAAGGCACTGAAAGCCGGTCAGGCGCCCAACCCACTGGACGGCAAGCGCGGTAAACAGCGTTCGGTACACAATACCTACTTCACGCTGCCCGTTCTGCTGCTGATGCTGAGCAACCACTACTCGTTCACGTATAACAACCCCAATGCGTGGATCATCATGGTGCTGTTCATCTTTGCCGGCGCCCTGATTCGTCAATACTTCGTGCTGATGCACGCTGGCATCAAAAAGCCTGCCTACCCGGCTGCCGGTGTTGTGCTGCTACTGATCGTTGGCTACCTGGCTGCCCCTGCCAGCCTGAAAGGGGAAGTTGCCAGTGCGCCAGAAGCGGCGAGCGGTGCTGAAACCATCAGTGTTGCCCGTGTTCAGGAAATCATGGATGCACGATGTGTTCAGTGCCACGCGGCCAAGCCCAATGCCGACTTCGGCTTTACGGCGGCTCCTGCTGGCATGTTGCTCGATACCATCGATAACACGGTGCTGCACGCCGAGCAGGTGAAAACCGTGGTGCACTCTATGTACATGCCCTTGGGCAACATGACCAAAATGACCGACGAAGAGCGTGCTGCCATTGCCGCTTGGAGCGGTACCCGCGACTAATGCAGAACAAGGCTAAAGCCTGACGAGCGACAAGCTCCGTAGTCACTTCCAACCCCGATATGATGAAAATCATGTCGGGGTTTTTTCTTGTTTAGAGGGCAGTTGAATGGCCCACCAGGTCTGCTGGCGAACCGATAAGTACGGATGCGCAAGCGTACCAAACCAATGACATGGGGGCTCAAGAATAGGCGGAATTGGAAACTGAGCAGCCCCTAAATAGCAGCGGCCTGAAAAGCCCGAGTGTTGCCAAACACATGTCAAACTCTCCCGCATCAAGAAGGCAGACAGAGTTTGATGGATTGAGTTTCCGACTGCGACGGCTGAACCTGATCCGAGGCCACTGACAAACTTGAATCTGGGGGCAGCCCAATTTCAAGCTCAATGCAGCGACTATCCAAAGACAAGAGGCGCATTTGCCTATCTCTCTCACGTCCTATCGGCCATAGCTGGCCTTGCTGGAACACAAGCAGGCGCTGCTCATGCTGCACTTCAGCCAGCAATTGCGTGTCTCGTCCATAGACAGCTTTCAGCTTCAAGCCGGGGAAAGGTTTACCGGACCTATTCTTGCCCACACTGGGCTGAGCCAGATCCACACCCTCCAGCCCCTGTTCTGGCCCCGAACATGCCGCCATGTTATGCCGCGCTTGCTCAGCTTCCAGCAGCAACAGATCTCGCACGATAGAAACCATGCCTTCCGTAGCCTGAACTGGCAGGCTAAGCATCAGCATCCCGCCAAACAGAATGTTCAAATACTTGCGCACGCTCCTCCTTCCCCGAACCCGCCCACTCATCAACATAGCCTTCCAGCTCCACGATAAAAACGCTGCCTAGCAGCGAGGGATAAGACTGCGGACTTACTGACAGGCTCAGCCTGTCCCACTGCAACTGAGGCAGTTGTGCGGCGAGCAGATAGGCTGAACGCAAAGGCGATTCGCTACTCCATGTGCGACGCCAGACCTCTGATTTTGCTTGATCGCCTGTGCTCAGAGGGGCCAACACTTGGATGGGATTCTGGGTCTGCGCCCCAGTCTTTGCTTGCAACGGTATATCCACTTGATTGTCGGTTCGAGCCTGCCCTGAATAGGGGGGCTGGGGCTGAGCGTGCGCCTGAGCGAGTGATAAGCGTATAAATGCTGGTTGCAAGGCCTTCAATTCAGCCATCAGGCTGAGGGATGATCCAACAGGCTGCTCTTCCTGAGATCCCAACAATGGGAACCACGGGTCGTCTGCCTGATAGGTACGCTGCATATGCAACTCAGCCTGCCCGGCCTCAGTGAGCTCCAACCTGTTCGGAGCACGAGTTTGACGATGCATGGCCAGGCTGAAACGCTGTACATTGTCAAATCTGTAACGCGCCTGGCAGTCCCAAAAAGCCGCTTGGCGACGACACTCCACCTGTTGCAAACGCCAGTCCACTCCCTGTGCGGGCAGTTCCTCAATCAAACCCAGAACAGTCTGAGCACTGGATAACAGCAACTCATGACTCTGTTCAACAGCCCTCGCAGCAGCAAGCCCTCGTTCAGTCTTGATCCTGCCTGAACCAGCAGACAAGACTCCTCCCAGAGCAAGTGCCACCAGCAACGGTGCGACAAGCAAGCGAAGTGAGATCTTATTAGGTCGCCAAAGCTTCCCGCCACCTTGGCGCTGCATACGCGCCTGCGCTCGTCTGCCCTGCTCCAGGCATATCCATACATCATCGGGTTGCCGCAGTTCGCGTATGGTGGGATAGCGTTCCAGCATTGCCTGCCGCAAGGCCTGTACCTGTCCAACCTGTGCCAGCACACAATCACTGCCTTCCACAACCAAGCCCTGTTCCAGCACCAGAAACCACAGTTGGCCGGGGGCCACAGCCCATAAAAGAAAAACCGCTTCATTAGGATGATGCACCGCCATACAAGCGGCTGCAGAATACGCCTGTACTCGTCTGCATTTCGCCCACGTTGGCCCCTCTTGAGCCAAGCGCAATAGCGAGTGAGTTCGCTTGGTATAGAGCCACTTGTTTTGTACCCAGCCTATCCATTGTCCAGTTGCCCGCCCTTCCAAAGAACAAGCCCAATGCGAGCGTTTCAATTTTCGGGTTTGCGCCCAGCGCATATCCTGGCCAGGGTGATCCCATTGCAAACCAAACCAATACTCGCGCTTGACGGTGGAAGAACTCACTTCACCCTCCCGTCACTGCCCAAAGGACGGCTAGCTCGCGCACTCTTCACATGCCATAACTCAGGCTGTTGCCTCAACGCCAAACCCAATGCCTCCAAGCGTTCCGGCGTATCAGTCACCAACAAAACGTTCGGCGGCACACCGAGCACCTGGACCGTTCCAGCACGCGATAGAAAAGCTTGTGTCGTCTCTTGCAAATAAGCAAGGGCTGGATCGTTCAAGTGCGGCGTTTCAATCTGCACAGATATCACATTAGACTCGGAGGCGTTATCTACGGGCGTACTCAAATAAGCAGAATTCACCGTTTTGCTAAGCGGTAAGGCAAAGCGACGCGTTTCAGTGCGATATAACTCGATACGTCCCGCCTGATAACGCCACCGGACGCTATACACCGCTGAAACTTGATTCAGCAACTCCGGCAACCGTAATTGCTCAAAAACCAGGCTACCATCTTGGGGTGCCAGTTCCACCTGATCCCCCACACTGAGCCGCGGCAAAAAATAAGCTAAAGGCAGTCGCGCCTCAGGACTGATGGACACCGTCAGATTCGACAACAAAGACAGGCGACGCGCCAATTCATCCAGACTGGGCAAAGGCGTTTCCAAGGAAAAGCTGAAAGTTTGCCTGGATCGCAAAAGGTCGGATGCGACTGCAGCTTGCTTGATGGGCACAGCGGCCCCCACCAGCCAGGGTCGATCAACAGACTGGGTCAATGCACCTGTGGGCACTTCTGGTTTATCCAAAGAAACAGCCTCGTCAAGCCACGCCTGATCGAGGTGATGCCCCGTCGTTTGCAAGGTACAGCCCGATAGCAACGCCAGCAGCAACAAAAAAAACAAGGAGCTCATGACTGCTCCTGATGCTGCACACTCGGGTCACACGTTTGCGGACTAGCCAAAACACGCAGCACCTGATTGGAATAAAAGCAGGCCTGCAAAGAATGGGCGTTCAGTTGTGCCGCCGTCAGCAACTGCTCGACCGCTGACTCAAAACTCCCCTCAAAGCGGGCGGCAGCCTTGACAGGAAAATCCACATCCAAAGTCCAATGTTCCGATGCAAAAACCCACTTCGCTTGTTTGGCCCAACGCACAAGCGCCTGCCTTAGCGTCCGGTCTTTCAAACGCAGTTCAAAAACAGTTGAATCAGGGTTCGGTAGATTGACCGCCCACATGTCCGAGCTGGCTTGAAAGGCAATCCGTTCCACCAACTGTACGGGTGCGGGCAATGCAGCGTTCTGAGACGAGCTGCCACGCCCGGCCTCCTTTTGCCCGGCATCCTGCCCCAGCCCGCCGGCCCTCCCTGGCTCCAGCTTCAGCACTGGTGGCTGCATCGCCCCCACTGGGTCCGGTTTCAAGGGATCTCCTACAGGCAAAGGTTGGGCTAAAACATCCGATTCCTCTGCCCCTGACAAGGTAGAGTCTTCACTCTGGCTACTCTTGCGCTGCAGACTGGCTTGTGCCTGCGCCCTGCCTGCACGAAACACCAGCTCCGCCCACAAACCGTCGATTAACTGAAACTGCCCCGAAGGTCGTAATGACAGCAGCATTTCCTGCCCGTCCCTGCGACCAAACACCGCGGGCAAAATCTGCTCTGGTGCAAAATGCAGCCAAATGCGCGTCCCATTATCAAAGACCTGCATAGGCCCCACTTGGGGGTCGCCGGCTAAGCGCCAATCAAAATTGAAGACGCGCGCTCCCGGATCGGCCAGCAGACCATCCGGCCCCGGACGGGTCTGACAGGCAGACAGCCCAAGAGCACACATTACCAACACGCAAAAACGGGCAAGAAAACGCATCACAGACACCCAAAGAAAAAACCCCATGTCCCGTCAAGGGCATGGGGTCTATCTTCAAGGATGCTTGCTCAAGCCGCTAGATCGGCTTGTACGCACAGATAAATCAGCGTCCTCTCTGTGCCACCAAACGATTCGCTTGCGTAGCGGCAGTACGCAATGCGGTCATGGCAGGTTGCTGTCCATCCAGCGCACTTTCCAGACTCTGATTGAACACGGCACGAATCTGGCGGTAGTTGCGGAAATTGCCTTTAGCTGTGCCCGAGGTACCGCTGCTATAGGCGCCGACCAGATGCATCCAGTCGCCCTTATCCTTGTAATAGTCGTTGCCTGTGGCATTAAAGGCTTCACGGCTCACAGGCAAAAAGCCTGTGTTCTGATACCAGCGTGCCGCATTCTCGGGCTGAGCCAGCCAGTTGATAAAGCGGGCCGAGGCTTGATTCTGTTCGGCTTTATGACCTTTGACCGCCCACAGAGCCGAGCCGGTCACAAACGGTTTACCTGGAGTTTGGGTCACCTCAGGGTAATAAGGCAGACCGGTAACCGCATATTTCAAGCCACGTGTGTCGCTGTATTCACCAATATGGCCGGAGTTCGAGAACATAACGGCACATTCGCCCTTGGCAAAACGCTGGGGAGACTCGGGCAAGGTGCCAGGTTTGACCATCAGCTCGGATTTCACCCAACTGATCATCATGGACAGGTGACGGATGTACATCACATCAAAGTCAAAGCCCACTTTGCCTTTAACCTTGGGGCCCGGTGCCAGACCGTAAATCTGGTTATTGACCGCTGCCAGGTTCTCCAGATTAATGGAAACCGACTGGTCTGAAGTCAACGGACAACGACGCGAGCCTTTATTGGCCAGATCAACCAACTGGGCCTGCAGGTCCAACCAGATACGACTGGGCACCGCAGGCTCAATCTTGGCTTTATCAAACGCGTCCAGGTTGTAATACATGACCGGAATCTCGGCCATATAGGGGAAACCTTGTAATTGGCCACGGCCATTGCGCACAAAAGAGTTCGAGGCCAGGAACCAGGACACATTATCCATTTTTTCCCGCGCCAGCAAAGTGTGCATGGGCATAATGTAAGAGCGGTCAGCGACTTCATCCAGGCCGGACATTTCGCCTAATTGCACCAGATTGGGCAAATCCTTGCCCGCTTGCAAGACTTGCTCTAACGAGGCTTCCGAGTCATGAGCCTTGACCGACACCTTGACGTCGCTCTGGCTGCGATTGAAATCCCGAACCAGGCGTTCAAACTCATCTTGATTGTGCGAGTTCAAAGCAGTCCAGACCTGAATATCAACGGCTGCCAGGGCCGTCGACCCGAACAGCAAAGCGGCTGAGCCACCCGCTGCCATCGCCAAAGCCATAACACCACGTTTCAACAGTAATCCGCGTAGATTTTTCATACATCCTTCAAGATAAAAAAGGAAATTCAGGTTCGGGTTTGTGTCCCATGACCAGGTCTGCCAGGGCGCGACCAGAGCCGACACCCATCGTCCACCCCAGGGTGCCATGCCCGGTATTCAGGTACAGGTTGGGTATGGACGAGCGGCCTATCAGTGGGATATTTGATGCTGTGGCAGGACGTAATCCTGACCAGAAATGAACATTATCAAAATCCAATGCGCTTGGGAACAGATCAGCCACATGCATTAACAAAGCCTGACAGCGGGCGGGGTTCAAACTGCGTGAATAGCCCGACAACTCTGCGGTTCCAGCGACCCGCAGGCTATCACCCAGACGGGAAAAAACCAGTTTGTGATCTTTATCAGTCAGGCTGACCGTAGGCGCCCCCTCGGGAACCAGTACCGGGAAAGTGGCCGAATAGCCTTTAGCCGGGTAAACAGGGCAGGCAATCCCCAGCGGCTGCAAGACCGTGGGACTGAAACTGCCCATAGCCACCACAAAGGCGCCTGCCTGTATGGACTCGTACGCACCGTCCGAACCAATGACCTCGACGCCCACCACGCGGCCCTTGGCCGTCAGCAGACGGGTGATTTGGGTGGAAAAGCGAAACTCCACCCCGGCCCGCTTGGCCATGGCTGCCAAACCGCAGGTGAACTGGTTTGCATCGCCGGATTCATCATCTTTGGTGTAATCGCCCCCCACGATCTGGCCGCGAGCCGAGGCCAGAGCAGGCTCCAACTGCACCAGTTCGTCCACGCTCATGATGCGGCGGTCCACCCCCATATCGCGCATGACATCGGCCATTTGCTGGGAGTCATCCAGACTTTGAGCATCCCGGTAAAACGTGATGATGCCTTTTTCCTGATGGCGATAATCAAAATCCAGACTGGGACGCAATTGCTTGAGTGTGCTGCGGCTGTATTCCGCCATGGCCACCAGAGCGCGCACATTGGGCGCAACCCGCCCCGGCAGGCACTCTCGCAGGAAAGACAGGCACCAGCGCCACTGGCGCAGGTCCAGACGCGGACGGAACAACAAGGGAGCATCGTCCTGCAACAACCATTTCAGCAGTTTGAACGGCATTTTCGGGTTGGCCCAGGGCTCGGCATAGGACACCGAGATTTGCCCGCCATTGGCACGCGAGGTTTCCTGCGCGGGACCGGTTCCCCGATCCACAACCACCACCTCACAACCTTGCTGGCTGAGCCACCAGGCAGTTGATACCCCAATAATGCCGCTGCCCAGAACTGCTACTTTCATGTGTACTGTCCGCTTGTTGAGCTATTGACCAAGACGCTTACTTTACGTCAGCCAGGGACGTAAAGGCATCTGCAAAGTAATTGTCCGGATTCAGTTGGGCTTGCTCCACAAAATCCTTGCGGGCTGCTTCAACCATACCCGGCGCGCCACAGGCGTACACCTGCCAGGCCGACAAATCCGGCAAATCAGCCAGTACCGCCTGATGCACAAAGCCCGTACGGCCTGTCCAGCCATCTTCAGGCTGAGCGTCGGAAATTACCGGAATGAAACGCAAGTTAGGCAGTTCACTGGCCCATTTCTCGGCCAGTTCGGACTGGTACAGATCCTTGGGTCGACGCCCGCCCCAGTACAGGGCTACTTCGCGCTGGCTGCCGGTTTGAATCAGGCGCTCGATCAAGGCCTTGATAGGAGCAAAACCTGTACCGCTGGCAAGAAAAACCATAGGAGCCGCGCTATCTTCACGCAGGAAGAAAGAACCCAAAGGCGCTTCCACGCGCAAAATTTCGCGCTCTTTCATGGCAGTGGCGCCAGCACCGAACACGTGATCGGTAAATACGCCGCCGGGCATGTGACGAATATGCAATTCCACCTGATTGTCTTCCCGTGGCGGTGTGGCCATGGAGTAGCTGCGACGGCTGCCGTCCTTCAGGATGAACTCCAGATACTGGCCTGGGTAATAACGGAATGGCTCGGACGACGGCATTTGCAGACGCACCACCATCACATCATCACGTACCTTCTCCAGGCCCACCACGCGCGAGGGCATTTTGCGAATCTGGATATCAGTCGCCATACGAATTTCGTGGGACTCGATCAGCATGTCGCTGCTGGGCTTGGCCTGACAAAACAGAGTGTAGCCTGCCGCGCGATCCTCTTCGCTGAGCAATTGCTCAGGTGCGCGGCCTGCATCGTATGCACCTTCAATGACCTTGCCACGGCAAGACGAACAGGTGCCATTACGGCAGCTATAGGGCAAGACGATACCGGCATTCAGCGCGCCATCCAGCACAGACTGTCCGGGCTGTACGTCAAAACTGTGCCCGCTGGGCTGAACCGTGACTTTGAAACTCATATCCAACACTCAAAAAAGAAATCTATCAGGCGGAGGCCCAGCCTCCGGCGGCTATACAAATTCAGGCCTGCTCAGGCCGATGCAGCACAGGGTCGTTCAATTTGAGCGACAGGGTCTTGCCCTTGCCTGCCCGCTTGCCCAGATAATTGGCCAGCATGTCCAGATCCATCACGATGGTCGACGCACGCTTGCGATTCACCCCACTGACGGCCAAACCCGCTTCACCAAAGGCCACCCATTGGCTAAGCGTATCGCCCTCGTTCAGCTTGATCAGTACCGTGCCACGTCCCCCTTTGGACAGCACTTTCAGTTCCTTGATGTCCACCACCAGGAAACGCCCCTGCTCGCTGAGCAGCCCCACGTACTGATCGTCCGGACGCAAGGCCAAAGGTTTGAGCAACTTTTTGCCATCCTCAATGGTGACAAACTGCTTGCCCGCTTTCTGACGTGTGTTCATGTCACCCTGGGAGGCCACAAAACCGTAGCCGTCGCAGGCAGCCAGCACGTAGTACTGATCCAGAGGTGCCCCCAGAATGTGCTCGATAGGCGCGCTGGGGCTGACTTCAATCATGGAGGTAATGGGCTGACCGTCTCCACGCGCCGAAGGCAAGCTGGAAACCGGAACAGTATAGACCCGGCCATCGGTGCCGATGGCGACCAGATCCGTGGTACTGCGGCACTCCAGCGCATCGCGCAAACTATCCCCCGTCTTGAAACTGAACTGCGAAGCGTCGTGACCATGACCCTGACGCGAACGCAACCAGCCTTTGCGCGACACAATCACGGTAACTGGCTCGTCAACCACCTTGCTTTCCAGCACGGCACGCTCGGCCGCTTCAATCAAGGTACGACGGTCATCACCGTAGGTTTTCACGTCTGCTTCGATTTCACGAATCATCAGGCGTTTCAAGGCCTTGGGATCGTCCAGCAGCTTTTGAAGAGACTCCTGTTCGTCCAGGCGTTCTTGCAGCTCTTTCTCGATCTTGAAGCCTTCCAGACGTGCCAACTGACGCAGGCGCATTTCCAGAATATCATCGGCCTGACGTTCGCTTAAATCAAAGCGATCCATCAAGGCAGCACGCGGCTCGTCGGACTCACGAATGGTTTGAATGACCTCATCCACATTCAAATACACTACCATGCGCCCTTGCAGCACATGGATACGGTCGGTGACCTTGTCCAGACGATAGCGCGTACGGCGTTCCATCGTACGACGGCGGAACTCCAGCCAGTTCAGCAGGATCTGGCGCAAAGAACGCTGACCGGGTCGGCCATCCGTATCGATACACACCAGGTTAATAGAGACGTTGCGCTCCAGGCTGGTCTGCGCCAGCAAGGTCGTCACGAATTCGTCCCGATCAATGGCGCGAGACTTGGGTTCAAACACCAGACGCACCGCAGCCTGCTTGCCGGACTCATCGCGCACGGCGTCGAGCATGTTCAGCATCAGGGCTTTGGTTTGCTGTTGTTCCGTGCTCAGGGACTTCTTGCCCGCCTTGACCTTGGGATTGGTGCGTTCCTCGATCTCTTCCAGAATCTGCTGGGAAGAGCTGCCGGGCGGTAATTCGGTAACCACCAACTGCCATTGACCACGTGCCATTTCCTCGAAGACCCAACGGGCACGAGCCTTGATGGAGCCACGGCCTTGGGCGTACACCGCTGCGATATCGTCAGCGGCGGAAATGATTTGGCCACCACCCGCAAAGTCCGGGCCGGGGACGATCTCGTGAATTTCCTGATCGCTCAAATTCGGGTTGCGCAGCAGGCTGACGCAGGCTTGCGCCACTTCACGTAGATTGTGCGACGGAATCTCGGTCGCCATCCCGACGGCAATCCCCGATGCGCCGTTAAGCAGCATGATGGGCAAGCGTGCTGGCAAAGTCACCGGCTCTTTCTGGCTGCCATCGTAGTTGGGGATGAAGTCCACCGTACCTTCGTCCAGCTCGTCCAGCAGCAGACGCGAGAACGGTGTCAAACGTGCTTCCGTGTAACGCATGGCGGCGGCATTGTCACCGTCGCGCGAACCAAAGTTGCCCTGCCCGTCTACCAGCGGATAACGCAGCACAAAATCCTGCGCCATACGCACCATGGCGTCATAGGCGGCCTGGTCGCCGTGCGGGTGATACTTACCCAGCACATCCCCCACCACACGGGCCGATTTCACGGGCTTGGCCGTTGAGCCCAGGCCCATGGCATCCATGGCGTACAGAAT is a genomic window containing:
- the parC gene encoding DNA topoisomerase IV subunit A, with product MDSNQLDFEPAGSDDSITLATYAEQAYLDYAVSVVRGRALPDLTDGQKPVQRRILYAMDAMGLGSTAKPVKSARVVGDVLGKYHPHGDQAAYDAMVRMAQDFVLRYPLVDGQGNFGSRDGDNAAAMRYTEARLTPFSRLLLDELDEGTVDFIPNYDGSQKEPVTLPARLPIMLLNGASGIAVGMATEIPSHNLREVAQACVSLLRNPNLSDQEIHEIVPGPDFAGGGQIISAADDIAAVYAQGRGSIKARARWVFEEMARGQWQLVVTELPPGSSSQQILEEIEERTNPKVKAGKKSLSTEQQQTKALMLNMLDAVRDESGKQAAVRLVFEPKSRAIDRDEFVTTLLAQTSLERNVSINLVCIDTDGRPGQRSLRQILLNWLEFRRRTMERRTRYRLDKVTDRIHVLQGRMVVYLNVDEVIQTIRESDEPRAALMDRFDLSERQADDILEMRLRQLARLEGFKIEKELQERLDEQESLQKLLDDPKALKRLMIREIEADVKTYGDDRRTLIEAAERAVLESKVVDEPVTVIVSRKGWLRSRQGHGHDASQFSFKTGDSLRDALECRSTTDLVAIGTDGRVYTVPVSSLPSARGDGQPITSMIEVSPSAPIEHILGAPLDQYYVLAACDGYGFVASQGDMNTRQKAGKQFVTIEDGKKLLKPLALRPDDQYVGLLSEQGRFLVVDIKELKVLSKGGRGTVLIKLNEGDTLSQWVAFGEAGLAVSGVNRKRASTIVMDLDMLANYLGKRAGKGKTLSLKLNDPVLHRPEQA